One genomic window of Xanthobacter dioxanivorans includes the following:
- a CDS encoding DUF2946 family protein, whose protein sequence is MRLFANSVMSARGRLGRSPGAARLLAAWTLCYLILLQSIVGALAAGAMASPGGGGSILCSASGASPADGDTHGAVMRGLHCVLCPAAGSVPVLAGPLRLPLPVARIESACAPAPAGLAPGAAPICENARSRAPPPAA, encoded by the coding sequence GTGCGGCTTTTCGCAAACAGCGTGATGTCGGCGCGGGGACGGCTCGGCCGCTCCCCCGGCGCGGCGCGCCTGCTTGCCGCCTGGACCCTCTGCTATCTCATTCTTCTGCAATCGATCGTCGGCGCGCTCGCGGCCGGCGCGATGGCCTCTCCCGGCGGCGGCGGGAGCATCCTGTGCTCGGCCTCGGGTGCTTCTCCCGCCGATGGCGACACCCACGGCGCCGTCATGCGCGGGCTCCACTGCGTGCTGTGCCCCGCCGCCGGCAGCGTGCCGGTGCTGGCCGGCCCGCTGCGTCTTCCCCTTCCCGTCGCTCGCATTGAAAGCGCTTGCGCACCCGCACCGGCTGGCCTCGCTCCGGGTGCGGCGCCCATCTGCGAAAACGCCCGCTCCCGCGCGCCCCCGCCGGCCGCCTGA
- a CDS encoding riboflavin synthase, translating to MFTGIVTDMGDIVAVEAKGEVKTLTVATDYEAAGIDVGASIAHAGVCLTVTSVSAGGPRGTLFTVDAAPETLAITTVGNWSQGRRINLERSLKMGDELGGHMVSGHVDATARVVSREDLGTTTRFVFEVPERLARFVAAKGSVALDGTSLTVNTVEGNTFSCLLIPHTLAVTTWGGVKAGDAVNFEVDLMARYAARLAEFPRA from the coding sequence ATGTTCACCGGGATCGTCACCGACATGGGCGACATTGTCGCGGTCGAGGCGAAGGGGGAGGTGAAGACCCTCACCGTCGCGACCGACTATGAGGCCGCGGGCATCGATGTGGGGGCGTCCATCGCCCATGCCGGCGTCTGCCTGACGGTCACGTCGGTGTCGGCCGGCGGGCCGCGCGGCACGCTCTTCACCGTGGACGCGGCGCCGGAGACGCTGGCGATCACCACGGTGGGCAACTGGTCGCAAGGCCGCCGCATCAACCTGGAGCGCTCCCTGAAGATGGGGGACGAACTGGGTGGCCACATGGTGTCCGGCCATGTGGATGCAACCGCCCGCGTGGTATCCCGCGAGGACCTGGGGACCACCACCCGCTTCGTGTTCGAGGTGCCGGAGCGGCTTGCGCGCTTCGTCGCGGCCAAGGGCTCGGTGGCGCTCGACGGCACCTCGCTGACGGTGAACACGGTGGAGGGCAACACCTTCTCCTGCCTGCTCATTCCCCACACCCTGGCGGTCACCACCTGGGGGGGCGTCAAGGCGGGGGACGCGGTCAATTTCGAGGTGGACCTGATGGCCCGCTACGCCGCCCGGCTTGCGGAGTTCCCCCGGGCCTAG
- the exbD gene encoding TonB system transport protein ExbD, whose protein sequence is MAAKLDHGGDDLAENHEINVTPFIDVMLVLLIIFMVAAPLATVDVKVDLPASNAQPQPRPDKPLFLTVKKDLSLSLGDDGVARTGLGPALDGVTGGDRQQRVFVRADKSVPYGDVMEVMNLLRGTGYLKVALVGLEGEASVPAAAPAAGAPR, encoded by the coding sequence GTGGCCGCCAAGCTCGATCATGGCGGGGACGACCTCGCCGAAAACCACGAGATCAACGTCACGCCGTTCATCGACGTGATGCTGGTCCTGCTCATCATCTTCATGGTGGCCGCCCCGCTCGCCACCGTGGACGTCAAGGTGGACCTGCCGGCCTCCAACGCCCAGCCGCAGCCGCGCCCGGACAAGCCGCTCTTCCTGACGGTCAAGAAGGACCTGAGTCTCTCCCTCGGCGACGACGGGGTGGCGCGCACTGGCCTCGGGCCCGCGCTCGACGGCGTCACCGGCGGCGACCGCCAGCAGCGGGTGTTCGTGCGGGCCGACAAGTCGGTGCCCTATGGTGACGTGATGGAGGTGATGAATCTCCTGCGCGGCACCGGCTACCTGAAGGTGGCGCTGGTGGGGCTGGAGGGCGAGGCCTCCGTCCCGGCGGCCGCGCCGGCGGCAGGGGCGCCCCGGTGA
- the exbB gene encoding tonB-system energizer ExbB, translating into MSARIFSCTQLRAFFRLSFCASALCLFALLSIDAGFAQQPAEPPPAPSAPIVTPAPSVSPVAPSAPPSAEAPPAPSDLPAATAPAASEAAPPANALLPHDLSPWGMFLAADIVVKVVMVGLAFASLITWTVWLAKSLELLLARARVSRTLKVLRAAPTLASAAGALPDAKGAAPATLHAAIAEWRASDGLPAEGIKERVAVALSRIEAKAGRRMSGGTGVLATIGATAPFVGLFGTVWGIMNAFIGISKAHTTNLAVVAPGIAEALLATAIGLVAAIPAVVIYNLFARGIAAYKANLADTSAEVMRHLSRDLDRAAAGHEVHTLRAAAE; encoded by the coding sequence ATGTCCGCACGCATATTTTCGTGCACGCAGCTGCGTGCTTTCTTCCGGCTCTCGTTCTGCGCCTCGGCGCTGTGCCTCTTCGCCCTGCTCAGCATCGACGCCGGTTTCGCGCAGCAGCCCGCTGAACCGCCGCCCGCGCCATCCGCCCCGATTGTGACCCCCGCGCCTTCGGTGTCCCCGGTTGCGCCGTCCGCGCCGCCATCCGCCGAAGCTCCGCCCGCGCCATCCGACCTGCCCGCCGCCACGGCGCCGGCTGCGTCGGAGGCCGCCCCCCCGGCCAATGCCCTGCTGCCCCACGACCTGTCCCCCTGGGGCATGTTCCTGGCCGCCGACATCGTCGTGAAGGTGGTGATGGTGGGCCTCGCCTTCGCCTCGCTGATCACCTGGACGGTGTGGCTCGCCAAGTCGCTTGAGCTGCTCCTCGCCCGCGCCCGGGTGTCCCGCACGCTCAAGGTGCTGCGCGCGGCGCCGACGCTCGCCTCCGCCGCCGGGGCGCTGCCGGATGCGAAGGGCGCGGCGCCGGCGACGTTGCACGCCGCCATCGCCGAATGGCGGGCCTCGGACGGCCTTCCGGCGGAAGGAATCAAGGAACGCGTGGCGGTCGCCCTGTCCCGCATCGAGGCGAAGGCCGGCCGGCGGATGAGCGGCGGCACCGGCGTGCTGGCCACCATCGGCGCCACAGCGCCCTTCGTCGGCCTGTTCGGCACGGTATGGGGCATCATGAATGCCTTCATCGGCATCTCGAAGGCCCACACCACCAACCTCGCCGTGGTGGCGCCGGGCATCGCCGAGGCGCTGCTCGCCACCGCCATCGGCCTCGTGGCCGCCATCCCGGCCGTGGTGATCTACAACCTGTTCGCGCGCGGCATCGCCGCCTACAAGGCGAATCTCGCCGACACCTCGGCGGAGGTCATGCGGCATCTGTCGCGCGATCTCGACCGCGCCGCGGCCGGCCACGAGGTGCACACCCTGCGGGCGGCGGCGGAGTAG
- a CDS encoding energy transducer TonB family protein has product MSAVHHHHWHDFDRTHLRDTVLRLGAAVLVIIVVHAIVVYAALFWRKVEAGVAEPTAAVMIELAPIPVSVASEAETVPGPAAVQSPESTPDAPDIPEEAAPPPEPVVEQVVEKIPEVDPSPAPAEVVLPKAEPKKEEARERPKPKVERPKKEAKPTRRREAPVTAAAPRSEAETAQTTAAPSPGSAAIRSAALADWRSRAFSHLSRYKRPQAGHVGVPSITIALTGTGAVASVQLSRASGDEVVDREAVAMARRASPFPAPPEGKAFTFSVPIRFTQ; this is encoded by the coding sequence GTGAGCGCGGTCCACCATCACCACTGGCACGACTTCGACCGCACCCACCTGCGCGACACGGTGCTGCGCCTTGGCGCGGCGGTGCTCGTCATCATCGTGGTGCATGCGATCGTCGTCTATGCGGCGCTGTTCTGGCGCAAGGTCGAGGCCGGCGTGGCGGAGCCGACGGCGGCGGTGATGATCGAGCTCGCGCCCATCCCCGTCTCCGTCGCATCCGAGGCGGAGACCGTCCCCGGCCCGGCGGCGGTGCAGTCGCCCGAATCCACGCCGGACGCCCCGGACATTCCCGAGGAGGCCGCGCCGCCGCCGGAGCCGGTGGTGGAGCAGGTGGTCGAGAAGATCCCCGAGGTCGATCCCTCCCCGGCACCGGCGGAGGTGGTGCTGCCCAAGGCCGAGCCGAAGAAGGAGGAGGCCAGGGAGCGCCCCAAGCCGAAGGTGGAGCGCCCGAAGAAGGAGGCGAAGCCGACGCGCCGGCGCGAGGCGCCCGTTACCGCCGCCGCCCCCCGCTCGGAAGCTGAGACGGCGCAGACGACCGCCGCTCCCTCGCCGGGCTCCGCCGCGATCCGGTCGGCGGCCCTGGCCGACTGGCGCTCGCGGGCGTTTTCCCATCTCAGCCGCTACAAGCGGCCGCAGGCGGGACATGTGGGGGTTCCAAGCATCACCATCGCGCTCACCGGCACGGGGGCGGTCGCCTCGGTGCAGCTTTCCAGGGCGTCGGGCGACGAGGTGGTGGATCGCGAGGCGGTGGCCATGGCACGGCGTGCCTCGCCGTTCCCGGCGCCGCCGGAGGGCAAGGCCTTCACCTTCAGCGTGCCGATCCGGTTCACGCAGTAG
- the ribD gene encoding bifunctional diaminohydroxyphosphoribosylaminopyrimidine deaminase/5-amino-6-(5-phosphoribosylamino)uracil reductase RibD, whose protein sequence is MSRHPLSAQPVASPEEDEFFMAEALKVGQRGLGRTWPNPSVGAVVVQHVDGRPRVVGAAATAATGRPHAEPVALAEAGAAARGATLYVTLEPCSHHGRTPPCADAVITAGIRRVVAAIEDPDHRVKGRGVARLRGAGIWVTVGVGAEQALADHAGHIRRVTEGRPHVLLKMAVSADGKAAHPGPKPAVITGREARDRAHLMRAHADAILVGLGTVLADDPMLTCRLEGYEDRSPVRLVLDSGLDIPLTSALVRSACDVPLWVIAAEDAPADRAAILTEKGVEVLRVPRGGVEGRLHLPAVLKLLGLLGVTRVMVEGGPSVAAAFLEAGLADEVAVFHSPILLGPDAYGVLAGRPIARLFAPVGFAEVERTELGADHLVRLWRR, encoded by the coding sequence ATGAGCCGGCATCCGCTGTCGGCCCAGCCCGTCGCCTCCCCGGAGGAGGACGAGTTCTTCATGGCCGAGGCGCTGAAGGTCGGCCAAAGGGGGCTCGGGCGCACTTGGCCCAACCCCTCCGTGGGCGCCGTCGTGGTGCAGCACGTGGACGGCCGTCCCCGGGTGGTGGGCGCCGCGGCCACCGCCGCCACGGGGCGTCCCCATGCCGAGCCGGTGGCCCTCGCCGAGGCCGGCGCGGCGGCGCGCGGGGCGACGCTCTATGTCACGCTCGAACCCTGCTCGCATCACGGCCGCACGCCGCCGTGCGCCGATGCGGTGATCACCGCCGGCATCCGCCGGGTGGTGGCCGCCATCGAGGATCCCGACCACCGGGTGAAGGGACGCGGCGTCGCCCGCCTCCGGGGGGCAGGCATCTGGGTCACGGTGGGGGTGGGGGCCGAGCAGGCCCTCGCCGACCATGCCGGCCACATCCGGCGCGTCACCGAGGGGCGGCCGCATGTCCTGCTCAAGATGGCGGTGTCCGCCGACGGCAAGGCGGCCCATCCGGGGCCGAAGCCGGCGGTGATCACCGGCCGGGAGGCGCGCGACCGGGCCCATCTCATGCGCGCCCACGCTGACGCCATTCTTGTGGGCCTCGGCACGGTGCTGGCGGACGATCCCATGCTCACCTGCCGGCTGGAGGGCTACGAGGACCGCTCGCCTGTGCGCCTCGTGCTCGACAGCGGGCTCGACATCCCGCTCACCTCGGCTTTGGTCCGCTCCGCCTGCGACGTACCCCTGTGGGTGATCGCGGCGGAGGACGCGCCGGCGGACCGCGCCGCCATCCTCACGGAAAAGGGCGTCGAGGTGCTGCGCGTGCCCCGGGGCGGCGTCGAGGGGCGGCTGCACCTTCCGGCGGTGCTGAAGCTGCTCGGCCTCCTCGGCGTCACCCGGGTGATGGTGGAGGGCGGCCCAAGCGTCGCCGCCGCCTTCCTCGAGGCCGGGCTTGCCGACGAGGTGGCCGTGTTCCACAGCCCCATCCTGCTCGGGCCGGACGCCTACGGCGTTCTCGCCGGCCGGCCCATCGCCCGTCTTTTCGCCCCTGTCGGCTTCGCCGAGGTGGAGCGGACCGAACTCGGCGCCGATCACCTCGTGCGCCTGTGGAGACGCTGA
- a CDS encoding TonB-dependent receptor family protein, whose translation MPTPPRAPSAARRGRLLAATACLTSLTALPAVAQSVTTLPEVVVEGSQQKPQPAPLTVATEAEARAAIERTPGGAEVVPDTAWRDGVSLTIKDMLDYVPGVFAQTKWGEDTRLSIRGSGLSRNFHLRGVQLFQDGIIPLNSADGGGDFQEIDPTAFRYVEVFKGANGYQFGANALGGAINFVTPTGRDAQGSEVRLDAGSFDFFRLQASTGGAQGPFDGFFTASALTSGGFREHAAGDSVRASGNVGWRPSETFETRFFFNANDIEQQIPGAVSKAAALTDPQAANPTNLKLDYQRNIQSVRIANKTTWVMNDSTRVEFGGYLSDKSLDHPIFQVLDNEYIDFGGFARLVDEREIAGFANRLTTGINLAIGSIDAKRYVNVYGNPGALTFAAQEDATTTTFYAEDNFYLTRTFALVGAFQYLTATRDRDGIYNAVTGSKDYDLFLPKGGFVWDIGPGAQVFANISNSGEVPTFSELTNFASPILSNLKAQIATTYEIGSRGRGEDFTWDVSLYRSNVQNELQCAATSVPGMCNVVNLGYTVHQGVEAGFGATLLKGLWDKGPNPDKVWLNFAYTYSDFFFDNDPVWGNNQLPGIPPHYFRAELLYKHPSGFYAGPNVEWVPTPYFVDDANTLNTAAYALLNFRIGYDNGGPLSAYVDARNLFNTAYIATVSVTGTATQTSALFEPGTGRAIYAGMRYTF comes from the coding sequence ATGCCCACACCTCCCCGCGCGCCCTCGGCGGCGCGGCGCGGACGGCTGCTTGCCGCCACCGCGTGCCTTACCAGCCTCACCGCCCTTCCCGCCGTCGCGCAAAGCGTCACCACCCTGCCCGAAGTGGTGGTGGAGGGATCGCAGCAGAAGCCGCAGCCAGCCCCCCTCACCGTCGCCACCGAGGCCGAGGCCCGCGCCGCCATCGAGCGGACCCCGGGCGGCGCCGAGGTGGTGCCCGACACCGCCTGGCGCGACGGCGTGTCCCTGACCATCAAGGATATGCTGGACTACGTGCCGGGCGTGTTCGCCCAGACCAAATGGGGCGAGGACACCCGCCTCTCCATCCGCGGCTCCGGCCTGTCCCGCAATTTCCATCTGCGCGGCGTGCAGCTGTTCCAGGACGGCATCATTCCCCTGAACAGCGCGGACGGCGGCGGCGACTTCCAGGAGATCGATCCGACCGCGTTCAGATATGTCGAAGTGTTCAAGGGGGCCAACGGCTACCAGTTCGGGGCGAACGCACTGGGCGGCGCCATAAACTTCGTCACCCCCACCGGACGCGACGCGCAGGGCAGCGAAGTCCGCCTTGATGCCGGCAGCTTCGATTTCTTTCGCCTCCAGGCGAGCACCGGCGGGGCGCAGGGTCCGTTCGACGGCTTCTTCACCGCCTCGGCCCTGACCTCCGGCGGCTTCCGCGAGCATGCGGCCGGCGATTCGGTGCGGGCTTCCGGCAATGTGGGCTGGCGGCCGTCGGAGACATTCGAGACCCGCTTCTTCTTCAACGCAAACGACATCGAGCAGCAGATCCCCGGCGCCGTCTCCAAGGCCGCCGCCCTCACCGATCCGCAGGCGGCGAACCCCACCAACCTGAAGCTGGACTACCAGCGCAACATCCAGTCGGTCCGGATCGCCAACAAGACAACGTGGGTGATGAACGACAGCACCAGGGTCGAGTTCGGCGGATACCTCTCCGACAAGAGCCTCGACCACCCCATCTTCCAGGTGCTCGACAATGAATATATCGACTTCGGCGGCTTCGCCCGCCTCGTGGACGAGCGGGAGATCGCCGGCTTCGCCAACCGCCTCACCACCGGCATCAATCTCGCCATCGGCAGCATCGACGCCAAGCGCTACGTGAACGTCTATGGCAATCCCGGCGCCCTCACCTTCGCCGCCCAGGAAGACGCCACCACCACCACCTTCTACGCCGAGGACAATTTCTACCTCACCAGGACATTCGCCCTCGTCGGCGCGTTCCAGTACCTGACGGCGACGCGCGACCGCGATGGCATCTACAACGCGGTGACCGGTTCCAAGGACTATGACCTGTTCCTGCCCAAGGGTGGTTTCGTCTGGGACATCGGCCCCGGCGCGCAGGTGTTCGCCAACATCTCCAATTCCGGCGAGGTGCCGACCTTCTCCGAGCTCACCAATTTCGCCAGCCCCATCCTCAGCAACCTGAAAGCCCAGATCGCCACAACCTATGAAATCGGCAGCCGCGGCCGCGGCGAGGACTTCACCTGGGACGTCTCGCTCTATCGCTCCAACGTGCAGAACGAGCTGCAATGCGCCGCCACCAGCGTGCCCGGCATGTGCAATGTGGTGAACCTCGGCTACACGGTGCACCAGGGCGTGGAAGCCGGCTTCGGCGCGACGCTCCTCAAGGGCCTGTGGGACAAGGGGCCGAACCCGGACAAGGTGTGGCTCAATTTCGCCTACACCTATTCCGACTTCTTCTTCGACAACGACCCGGTGTGGGGCAACAACCAGCTGCCCGGCATTCCGCCCCACTATTTCCGTGCCGAACTGCTCTACAAGCACCCGAGCGGCTTCTATGCGGGGCCGAACGTGGAATGGGTGCCGACCCCCTATTTCGTGGACGATGCCAACACGCTGAACACGGCGGCCTACGCCTTGCTCAACTTTCGCATCGGCTACGACAATGGCGGCCCGCTTTCGGCCTATGTGGACGCCCGCAACCTGTTCAACACGGCCTATATCGCCACGGTGAGCGTGACCGGCACAGCAACGCAGACCTCGGCCCTGTTCGAGCCGGGCACCGGGCGGGCGATCTATGCGGGGATGCGATACACGTTCTGA
- a CDS encoding isovaleryl-CoA dehydrogenase, whose amino-acid sequence MLPNSHAGFDFDLGETADMLRDTVRDFSQAEIAPRAAEIDKTNQFPRDLWPKLGALGLLGVTADEEYGGSGLGYLEHVIAMEEISRASASVGLSYGAHSNLCVNQISRNGTAAQKAKYLPKLISGEHVGALAMSEPGAGSDVVSMRTRAEKKGDRYILNGSKMWITNGPIAETLVVYAKTDPAAGPRGMTAFLIEKGFKGFSTAQKLDKLGMRGSDTGELVFEDCEVPEENVLGTVGKGVNVLMSGLDYERAVLAGGPTGIMQACMDIVLPYVHERKQFGQPIGTFQLMQGKIADMYVTMNATKAYVYAVAKACDRGATTREDAAGAILYAAEKATWMALEAIQTLGGNGYINDYPTGRLLRDAKLYEIGAGTSEIRRMLIGRELFEKTA is encoded by the coding sequence ATGCTGCCGAACAGCCACGCCGGTTTCGATTTCGACCTCGGCGAGACCGCCGACATGCTGCGCGACACCGTGCGCGACTTCTCCCAGGCCGAGATCGCCCCGCGCGCCGCCGAGATCGACAAGACCAACCAGTTTCCCCGCGACCTGTGGCCCAAGCTCGGGGCGCTCGGCCTGCTCGGCGTGACGGCGGATGAGGAATACGGCGGCTCGGGCCTTGGCTACCTGGAGCACGTCATCGCCATGGAGGAGATTTCCCGCGCCTCCGCCTCGGTGGGCCTGTCCTATGGCGCGCACTCCAACCTGTGCGTCAACCAGATCAGCCGCAACGGCACTGCGGCGCAGAAGGCGAAGTACCTGCCCAAGCTCATCTCCGGCGAGCATGTGGGCGCGCTCGCCATGTCGGAGCCGGGGGCGGGGTCGGACGTGGTGTCCATGCGCACCCGCGCCGAGAAGAAGGGTGACCGCTACATCCTCAACGGCTCGAAGATGTGGATCACCAACGGCCCCATCGCCGAGACCCTGGTGGTCTACGCCAAGACCGACCCGGCGGCCGGCCCGCGCGGCATGACCGCCTTCCTCATCGAGAAGGGCTTCAAGGGCTTCTCCACCGCCCAGAAGCTGGACAAGCTGGGCATGCGCGGCTCCGACACCGGCGAGCTGGTGTTCGAGGATTGCGAGGTTCCGGAGGAGAATGTGCTCGGCACCGTGGGCAAGGGCGTCAACGTGCTCATGAGCGGCCTCGACTACGAGCGCGCGGTGCTCGCCGGCGGGCCCACCGGCATCATGCAGGCGTGCATGGATATCGTCCTGCCCTATGTCCACGAGCGCAAGCAGTTCGGCCAGCCCATCGGCACCTTCCAGCTGATGCAGGGCAAGATCGCCGACATGTACGTGACCATGAACGCCACCAAGGCCTACGTGTACGCCGTGGCCAAGGCGTGCGACCGGGGCGCCACCACCCGCGAGGACGCCGCCGGCGCCATCCTCTACGCGGCGGAGAAGGCCACATGGATGGCCCTGGAGGCGATCCAGACCCTGGGCGGCAACGGCTACATCAACGACTACCCCACCGGCCGCCTGCTGCGCGACGCCAAGCTCTACGAGATCGGCGCCGGCACCAGCGAGATCCGCCGCATGCTCATCGGGCGGGAATTGTTCGAGAAGACCGCTTGA
- the glyA gene encoding serine hydroxymethyltransferase — translation MASQDANPASISEEMNRFFTATLAETDPEIAGAVKAELGRQRDEIELIASENIVSRAVLEAQGSVLTNKYAEGYPGKRYYGGCQFVDVAENLAIERAKKLFNCGFANVQPNSGSQANQGVFFAVLQPGDTYLGLNLAAGGHLTHGSPVNMSGKWFNPVPYTVREDDQRIDYEEVARLADQHKPRLIVAGGSAYPRIIDFPKMRAIADSVGALLMVDMAHFAGLVAGGAHPSPFPHAHVVTTTTHKTLRGPRGGMILTNDEGLAKKINSAIFPGIQGGPLMHVIAAKAVAFGEALRPDFKLYAKNVVENARALAETLKGHGFAIVSGGTDTHLMLVDLRPKRLTGKTSEGALGRAHITTNKNGIPFDPEKPFVTSGIRLGTPACTTRGFGVKEFQLVGDLIAEVLDVLSQKGADEDSLVEAAVREKVASLLARFPIYP, via the coding sequence ATGGCCTCGCAGGACGCGAACCCCGCCTCCATTTCGGAGGAAATGAACCGCTTCTTCACTGCCACGCTCGCCGAGACCGATCCCGAGATCGCCGGCGCGGTGAAAGCGGAGCTGGGTCGCCAGCGCGACGAGATCGAGCTGATCGCATCCGAGAACATCGTCTCGCGCGCGGTGCTCGAGGCGCAGGGTTCGGTGCTGACCAACAAGTATGCCGAGGGCTATCCCGGCAAGCGCTATTATGGCGGCTGCCAGTTCGTGGACGTGGCGGAAAACCTCGCCATCGAGCGGGCCAAGAAGCTGTTCAACTGCGGCTTCGCCAACGTCCAGCCCAATTCCGGCAGCCAGGCGAACCAGGGCGTGTTCTTCGCCGTGCTCCAGCCCGGCGACACCTATCTCGGCCTCAACCTCGCCGCCGGCGGGCATCTGACCCACGGCTCGCCGGTCAACATGTCCGGCAAGTGGTTCAACCCGGTGCCCTACACGGTGCGCGAGGACGACCAGCGCATCGATTATGAAGAGGTGGCCCGGCTCGCCGACCAGCACAAGCCGCGGCTGATCGTGGCCGGCGGCTCCGCCTATCCGCGGATCATCGACTTCCCGAAGATGCGTGCCATCGCCGACAGCGTCGGTGCGCTGCTGATGGTGGACATGGCGCATTTCGCCGGGCTGGTGGCCGGCGGCGCCCACCCGAGCCCGTTCCCCCACGCCCATGTGGTGACCACCACCACCCACAAGACCCTGCGCGGGCCGCGCGGCGGCATGATCCTCACCAATGACGAGGGGCTCGCCAAGAAGATCAACTCGGCCATCTTCCCCGGCATCCAGGGCGGGCCGCTGATGCATGTCATCGCCGCCAAGGCGGTGGCCTTCGGCGAGGCGCTGCGCCCGGATTTCAAGCTCTACGCGAAGAACGTGGTGGAGAATGCCAGGGCGCTGGCCGAGACCCTGAAGGGCCACGGCTTCGCCATCGTCTCCGGCGGCACCGACACCCACCTGATGCTGGTGGACCTGCGGCCCAAGCGCCTCACCGGCAAGACCTCCGAGGGGGCGCTCGGCCGCGCCCACATCACCACCAACAAGAACGGCATCCCGTTCGACCCCGAAAAGCCGTTCGTGACCTCCGGCATCCGCCTCGGCACGCCGGCCTGCACCACGCGCGGCTTCGGGGTGAAGGAGTTCCAGCTGGTCGGCGACCTCATCGCCGAGGTGCTCGACGTGCTCTCCCAGAAGGGCGCGGACGAGGACAGCCTGGTGGAAGCCGCCGTGCGCGAGAAGGTCGCGAGCCTCCTGGCCCGCTTCCCCATCTATCCCTGA
- the nrdR gene encoding transcriptional regulator NrdR, which produces MRCPYCGGLDTQVRDSRPTEDNTSIRRRRVCPDCGGRFTTFERVQLRELMVLKRSGRRVPFEREKLEKSVDVALRKRNVEGDRVERMINGIVRQLESMGDSDITSQTIGEMVMEGLKQIDDVAYVRFASVYRNFREAKDFEHALAELSQDGETEPVKDKPKAAPRAAPRSSE; this is translated from the coding sequence ATGCGCTGTCCCTACTGCGGCGGCCTCGACACGCAGGTGCGCGATTCGCGGCCGACCGAGGACAACACCAGCATCCGCCGCCGCCGCGTCTGTCCCGATTGCGGCGGCCGCTTCACCACCTTCGAGCGGGTGCAGCTGCGCGAGTTGATGGTGCTGAAGCGCTCGGGCCGGCGGGTGCCGTTCGAGCGCGAGAAGCTGGAAAAATCAGTGGACGTGGCGCTGCGCAAGCGCAACGTCGAGGGTGACCGCGTGGAGCGGATGATCAATGGCATCGTCCGCCAGCTCGAAAGCATGGGCGACAGCGACATCACCTCGCAGACCATCGGCGAGATGGTGATGGAGGGCCTGAAGCAGATCGACGACGTGGCCTATGTGCGCTTCGCCTCGGTCTACCGCAATTTCCGCGAGGCCAAGGACTTCGAGCACGCCCTCGCCGAGCTCTCCCAGGACGGCGAGACGGAGCCGGTGAAGGACAAGCCGAAGGCCGCACCCCGCGCCGCGCCGCGGAGTTCCGAATGA